The genomic window TATTGTTCGGATGTTGCGAAACAAGGGGTTGATGATGGCCTACAGCCGGGTGTTGGATCATATTGCCAGAATCCGGAATTTTTTTGCAGATCGAATCATAGCGAATCGTTTTGATAAGATACGCGCCGAGCACATGGAAATTTATAAGGCATTGCTGGCCCGCGATCCGGACCGTGCAGAAAGGGTCGTGCAGGAACACCTTCGGAATGCGGCTTCTTATATCAAGAATGTCGTGCGGCTGTAGCACCACCTGAGGATGAATGCGATACGCCAATTTCTTCGACGGCCACCGGTTTTTTTCAGACTGCGCCGCATGGGGTGGATGTAAATATTGAATACGGATTCTGATAAATTCTGCTGAAAATAAAAAATACTCACACCGGTCTTAAGGGCGTATCCATTATGGCTGCGCCTTTTTTTTCGGCAAAAATGGATTCTTACTTCACCTGAAAATTTCTCAGTAAATCTGAAAAAGGGGTTCGCAATAAAAAGGAGATTTAAAATTCGGGCTTGATCATAGCTGCGGCCATAACGTTGTGAGGACCGTCCCGGTCGCTCCCGGCTTCTCTATCACGATACAGGGGGATGCGCCGGGGTCATGAAGCTAAAGCGCAAAAAATCGGCATCTTTTCCCCCGATCGTGCAATGTCGTACGCCGGCAACGGCCGGGATTTCGAAACTACACGTAAGAGAATATGGCCGCAGCTATGATCAGGCCCTAAACTTCAGGTAAAATTAGACGGATGCTGACGACGGATTGATTGAATCACGCTGTCGAGCTGTTGAAGAAAACGTGATCGGTCAGACTTTTTTAGCGGTGGGGGGCCGCCCGTTATCTCTCCTGCGTCACGAAGTTCTGACAGCAGGTCCCTCGTCGCGACCGCCTGACCGATGTTGTTTTCCGTGAACGGCTTTCCGGTTGAGCCAACTACCTGTGCGCCTTCCTTCAGACAACGGCTCGCAAGCGGGATGTCAGCGGTGACTACGATATCGTTAGGTTGCACGTTTTCCACAATCCAATCATCTGCCGCGTCGAATCCGTTGGCTACAACTTCGAGCGCTATCCATCGTTCATTCGGAATTCGCATCCAGGAATTGGCCACCAATGTGACCGAAAGGCGATATCGGTTTGCGACGCGGAACACCTCCTGTTTGACCGGACACGAATCAGCATCTACAAAAATGTGCAACAAATGAAACTCCTTACCATCACCCCGGAACTGGTCCGGGTGCCATCAAAGCATCCGAAGCTCCTGGAGTTGGAAACAATATCAGCATTGGTTACCTTTTGTTCTTCAGGCAGGAGCGGTGTTCCGGCACTATCGCATCGTTGACTTCAGCCGGATCTTTTCACCGGCAACCATGAAATTACCGCTTCCGAGATGATGAATCGTCCGAGGGTTTTTCACTGTAGGGTCGATCCACGCCTGGATGACTTCAACGACAAATAAGCAATGCCTGGCCGCCATCGCTGTGTCGGGCCCCGGCACTCGAGATTTGCAAAGCACTCCTCGATGAGAGGGGCGTCGACTTGTGCAGCCTGTCCGGCTGCATTTTGGGGGCGATGTAAAATGAATGACTCGATCCCTTGTGTTGCTGAGGAGTTTTGAGCCTTTTTGCCCGCGGGTTACATGAAAACAGGGTGTGTAGGTCCCCTTTTTCTCTCCCTTATCAATCGCATCAGATAAAAAAATGGTTACATATAATCGGT from Desulfobacterales bacterium includes these protein-coding regions:
- a CDS encoding YaiI/YqxD family protein; translated protein: MLHIFVDADSCPVKQEVFRVANRYRLSVTLVANSWMRIPNERWIALEVVANGFDAADDWIVENVQPNDIVVTADIPLASRCLKEGAQVVGSTGKPFTENNIGQAVATRDLLSELRDAGEITGGPPPLKKSDRSRFLQQLDSVIQSIRRQHPSNFT